Sequence from the Prunus persica cultivar Lovell chromosome G5, Prunus_persica_NCBIv2, whole genome shotgun sequence genome:
atgatttagggtttaaggTTTATGGTTTAGTAGCATAACTCGAACTTTAAGCACGACTTTTGAATTTGTGATGCAATATTATTAGGGTTAAATTATGCTGAAATTGGAAGTGGATCACTCGCTataagttttcttttattattaatggtttttcattttctatgtCGAATTTCGCATTTGGAAGTTTTCGGTTTCTGAACAAGAGTCCGAGTCATCGCACGAAGTCAATTAGCCATGTATCTCGAGGTTAATATATTCTTTGACAAATTAAGATTATTTCACATGTCTAACACACATAGTCAAGTGCGGCATGTGTTTTGAAGTGAATATATTTTCTTGACAAAGATTATCGAATACGTTTGGCATATTGTGTTGGACAATTGTAGACAAAAATGTGGAGTCTCActgcttttttcttcttcttgcgaATTCAATATTGCCCTAGAGGCCAAAAAGAATCTCTTATGTAGTGTGTAGttacaaaataaaagataagaaTACTTTAAGGTTCGTTATTTGGGTAAGGCTCTGGAGTTCGGTTGGGTTTGCTCCTCAATTCAAGTCCCACTAGTTGCAATACTTGGTGGCCAGCGGCAGGCTCAGTTTCGCTAGTGGGGATTAGTCGAGATGCATGCAAGCTGATTCAGACACCTCATGGtacttaccaaaaaaataataataataatcgagaaaaatattgttaatgacattaaaaacataaattttattaagGTTAAATTGGAAAAGACACAAAATGATTATCAAGTTTTCATTTAAATGCTATTCCTCTTGTTTGGTTGAGCTTATAGTATCATGCCACTATCTAGGCCTTTTGATGCGAGTAGCAAGTTCACTTCTCAATATGCTCAAATATGAGCCATCCAATTGAGCCAACGTGACTCAACTATTAGCTAGAGTTGACAATTATTATACTGtttaattttggaaaaagtGTTGTCCTAATCCATGACAGAAAAGGCAGCACCCCACCTATCACAATTGCTATACAAAGGCAGCTACAATTTACAATTGCATCCATAGTTAATATTTTCCTGGCatcatgaaatatgaatactcaaaacatcaaaatttGATCCATGTTGCTAAATGAAGCATGGAACcatcaatttttccttttgctagTAGATAAATaatcgatttttttttaattatatagaaTAGTGATAGTGTTTTATTAAGGGAGGATAAGTAACTAGTACAAAAATAGGGTTATGTCATCATGAATTAAGCGAGTTTCTCTACACATGAGGATTCAGTCGTCAATCTAATTAAGTAGCCTTACTCTCTCAATCACAAATGAGAGAAAGTACAGCCTGCCACCGATAGATTACTCCCATCCCCATGTTGAATAAAACAACAGTGTGTATCACAATTTCCCACCACATTTTTTATCATGACACAAGACATTCATTAATGTAAAGAATTTATTGTGTCAACATTGAATGCTCATATTGAATAGAAAATAAGTGAAATTAAATCATTTTAAACTAAATGCAATGCATTGCACCCAacttattgaaaaaaatttgtgataccaaaaaaaaaaataataacaatatggtataaataaaataatcagcatttgtgtttaaaaataatttaaaaatgcTTCTTATTTCATGTTATAGAAGTTAGGTAGATTTGTAATTTGCAACACAGGAAAGGGCAACTCTGGTTGATTCAGGTCGTATGCCACGGGagttaaaacttaaaagacAATTGTCAGAGGGCAAAGACGTCAATGCACATGGGGCTAGTGAACTCTCAGTGATTCGGCAGTGAGGTTCCACGCCATCCGTGGGCCCCGGCAGCACTTTCGTCATAAAttagaggtttttttttaatgtttacttTGCGATGAAAGTTAACTGAAAGAAAGGGCCCTtcgaagaataaaaaaagaagaaagaaactgaaaGGGCCCCACACGCACGTTTTATATTGCAACTCCATGTCTTCTACGTTTTGCTAATCCTAGAAGACATTGGAAatctaaataataaaaaattaataaaaatatttatggtGAAGTATTAATCAGAGTGGGAAACAGATAATGACCCAACAGAAGAAGGTCGAAACGGCCAACAAGGAAAACAACGAAAGTTAGCCACGTGGCGATCATGCAGTGGTTCCAGATATAAAAGGAATCCTGAGGGCTCAGGTAGGTGCAAAGCAGATAATCTTCTCTCCTATAATTGGCAAGGCCTTTTTAGAATTTTGTCAGACAATTATAGAGGGTGGATTTTATTAGAAAagcaaaatatagaaaaaagaaagagacatGAGCTTGAGAGATTTATTTGTCTGATActtgttgtattttttgtgAGCAGATTTGTGCGAACTGTTGAGATGCTTGTTGTTAATTAGGTTAGTTTGAATGAATTGCACATCATATTTGGAATTTCTTTACCGTCAAATATTGTCAAATACTTTATTTCGCATACACGGCTTTACTCAAGTTGGCTAGAGCGAATGTATTCCCCATTATGCACCCGAATTCGAATTCCCCTTCCTTATAGTTTATAGTatattaaaatagaatatcgtttgtatcaaagaaaacaaaaaaactttatttCACTTCCCTTTTTGGTTaaatttgtcttcttctttttttataaacaaagcgataatatttattgaaaaaatagtGTCAAATGAGCTGTACATTCTTAATTAGTCTAAGTCAATTATTTGATTCTACAAGATTATAGGCTCATAATTACATTCCTCGAATAATTTCCTAGGCTATGTATAAATATTCTTTCTATTGTTGTACATTGGAATATCaatgaaatattatttcaCCCAATTTGAAAAATAGAACATAGTACAAAGCCACAAAAGTACTGAAATGGGTACAACATCTCCACAAAATGAATTGATTTGGAGAGAATTACGCCAAAATTTGTCATATTATTTCTTGGCACTAATGGTTTATAACTAAAATAAGTTTTTATGTGATATTGCTAGTATGTAATGCCCCGATTCGAGAATAAAGAATATTCCTGAATTATAGTATGAATCATATCATAATTATAAGAATAAAATTCGACAACTAtgatatgaagaaaaatagggtcacaaataatacaaatttacttaataaaacataatcaaaaccGCAATACCTCGTAGTTAAATACACACTAAAattaagaagatgaagaaattatttttgaagAACGTCCCAAAATGTACCATGCATATAAACTTGAGAAGGTAGGGCCAAGGATGTCTATATAtgtttggaagaaaaaaaaaaagaaaaagggatgtCTATATATGTAATGTATTGTACGGTTTAGTGCTGTGGAAAGCTGTGCACGCACCAACAACAACATGGAAGACGTCAAGGatctattttgttgtttcaaaAGTGccaaacttttcttcttctgcttttttggttttaaaaagaaGTGCCAAACTTGGTTCGGCACACAACCCTCTCACTTACCAAGCATGCACGAGGGAACATAGAGACACAAATGTGACAAGAGACCAAATTGTGTTAGTTTGGCCTCATACAAACTATTAGTTGAATGGCACAAGTCACATGCTTACCTTATTTTGATAGGGCTAATTTTTGTAATTTGCTAAGTGAATTTTGTGCCAATCAATGAGAATGACATAATATTAACATGATGCATCATATTGACTAATTAATTATGAGTTTAGCGatacttttctttctaaaattgaacatatcaattttatatattcttgTGACTTGTTTTGTCCTCGTTCCAAAATTGTCATCCTAACTTAGATGCAAATTGCATAATAGGAAGCCAAGTAACCCCAACTTGTAGCTTTGCTGGGTTGCCCTTTCAACATCCTTCTTTCCCTAATCTTCATATGCCTCCATATTCACCAAATAAAATTGGCGATGATTAGTCATTCCCTCAAGTACCACAAAGCAATAAGGGGATCTCACTATTATGCCAATAtaggggcccaaattatatatataaataaaaaaatcatacataaaatggactttagaaacatatACAAAGCTCATTTACAGCATAATAAAGAGGCTTCGgcttattataaattataaaactgcCACTGATTTCTTAAGACAAGCTCAACTCCAAAACTTCAttaaaaaccacaaaacactcaatagggcatcaaagtaatttaataataagaATTAAATTCAACAGAGccagttttccttttttaagttgtttataaaaattaaatgatgtcGAATTTATCTATATCACTAGTGTTAGGAATGAATAAGTATataactataaaaaaataaagaaaatctaagaagaataaaaaataacttaatAACATGTAAAAATGACCCTCCCCGCATTATAATTTGGAGCTTGTCTTTTTGATGTGACCAAACTTcgttaagaaataaaaaaattgcagtCGACtttatgtcaaattaaattgCCTTGAATAGCATTGACTCcgaatttatatttgtttatatcaattttatatagttttaatttctttgataGTTCACTTTGACATACTTTGGCCATTTTATATGACTAATTATAGTGGTAGGTTTCTCGAGCTCTTAACTTAGGGCAGAAAAGGTTGTTCACATAGACACTAAACGATTCCTCCACAGAGACACGGGGCGGGAGAGATTGATTTCAatgtttttttgcttttttctttttgctgttGATGTCAAGATTGACTCGGTGTTTTGGCGTATGCAAATGTGAAAAAATAGCATATATTTCAATCCTCAAATCTTGACAAAGATTTTCATATACACAAGACCAATTTTTTATGGATTGATGTCGGGTCAAGCTCCACAAGTAGAATATTCATGATAATAGTTCGACTCTTCTTACCTTCAATCACGagttaaagaaaagaaaattatttctttgtcAAACACTTAACATTCCAACCCAAGTATCGTGTTATATGtatcacacacacatacaacaTCCTTTTAATTACGattttccttttaagaaattattgCTAAGGCACTTGGAGGTATTTATGCATAATCTTATTACAACTTCTATTTGTCACTTTtcaactttttccttttctttctttttccaaaacattgacttgattgcaagagaatcTTTGGAAAACATGCGTACAGAGTTTCCCTCACGCTAATAATTTTGATATTCTAGATgcattttcttcacttttgaAATTCCAAGTTCCAAACCTATTCAAAGTGAGGCTGTTTTGaagtctaaatttttttaaaacacattGGCCTTCGTcaactcttttctttttttactttgttGTGATGGTATTATTATCCATTTCGAATATAAAAAAGCTACGAGCACTAACCGGTTTTGTAAAACACAATTATCATCCACAATAATAATTAACAATCTACATAGACATATATTCATTTCAATCAACGACTATTAGTCGTACACGACCTATCTTGgtccaaataaaaaaccttataaaaatattcataatatGAAAAGTTCCATTTAAGGCAAAGCCCATGTACTCGTGGCTAGACAGCTAATTCACAGCTTAGATTCTTCATTCTTCCCTTCCTTATCTGCCAACATAAATTCCCCTAAATAATATGGGACCTGAAACTTAGATTTGGTACACTCATATACATACCCTACCTACCAAACCCACTTGGCCATAATCAAATGATGTATGTTATGTGGTTTGGTCTCACTGTCACCAAATGCTCCATGTTATATTGACAAGATCATTTCCATCTGGCCATTAGATCACTTGTGGGTCCCCCCAGCTGGTCCATCTGATACCTTCAAATCCAACCCTATTGCCCATTATGCCTCCTCTCCCACTAAAGTATGGCAATTTCACAATCAaacttataaaaaataattttaaaaaaagtatcaAATTATTCAGAGAAGCTTCCTTGCATTAAAATATAGGGCAAATGCATGTAGGGCAAATGCTGTCTCCACTAAAGTATAGGGCAAATGCGTGAGAGCTTATCAATTGGCACATGATAGTGTTTGCGCTGTGTAGGGACATATAGGTAATTATAATATGTCCTGGAAGGGACCAAATTGGAATTCAGGGACACGTGTCAGCTGCCTGTGGTGAAAGGTGTAAACTTTATTTTGCTAATTATTGTGGGAGCTTAGCGTAGATGCGTCTGTTTGCTTTTAAAAAGGGGATTTTGCATACTATTTTACTTTACCGAAATCAAAACAGGTTTTCCCGGTTTCCGGTTACACAGAAAAAGGTGAACTTTTGAAACAAGTGAGAAGCCGAGAAACTGGTTTGGACTTTGGAGGCTTTTGCTGTAACGGGCAGTTCTACAATGGCTCTTCAACCaggtaactctctctctctctctctctctctctctcagttgCTGCAAAATGTGAGTTCTTTCatgtgttttctttctttattagtGTTTCAGAAAAGCTTGAGCTTGAGCTTGCATGGTtgttttggtgggtttgttGTAGTTAtgtaaaattttgaatctttGGGTTATGGGATTTATGCTTATACATGgggttttgcttttctttcgTATCTTTTTTCTTGGGCTTTCAATTTTACTGGTCAATACATATTTGCTTCGTTTTGAATGGTTAAGGTATTTTGACTTTGGGTTAGAAAACATATAAGGTGGTGGATGAGCCTATGCCTGTTTGAACTGTAAATTCATTTCTGGATTTGTTTGTCAAATTTGAGAGGTGGACTTGTTTCAATAGCATTGATGCTTAACACCCAACAGAAAGAAACTTCATGTGGGATTAATGCCCAGAACCAAATGGGATTTcagaaatttatctgaaatttgatcaGTTTATGTTATGCAGTAGGTGATTGATGTCGAACGTTGCGGTTTGTGTGAAGTAAAGAGCTTATGATCTGAAACCATATCGTGCATCATGCGTATATGACTATATGACGTGGGAAGCTTCTTTTGGATGTAGATTTTGAGCATGGGTTTTTTAGAGGACCCTTTTGCAAATGGTCTGAACTTTGTTCTAATAACCAGGCTAATTACTATGCTGAATTGTGATATTGAGAGTTAAGGATACTATTGGGTTATGGACACAGCCAACAACAATGATACTAGCCAGCCTTCAAACCAATTCTGCAATTCTTACAGGGTGGCAAGCCTTTTTGACACAATTCTGGAAGCATCCCAAGTGGCAGATTTGAAAGACCGGTATATTCTGGGTGAGCAATTAGGATGGGGACAGTTTGGTATCATTAGGGCATGCTCAGATAAGTTTACTGGTGAGGTTTTAGCTTGCAAGTCTATTGCCAAAGATAAATTGGTCACACATGATGATGCACGCAGCATCAAGCTTGAGATTGAAATATTGTCTAGGTTGTCTGGGCATCCGAATGTTGTAAATCTCAAGGCAGTTTATGAGGAGGAAAATTATGTGCATTTATTGATGGAGTTATGTGCTGGAGGGGAGCTTTTTCACCGCCTTGAGAAGCAGGGAAGATTCTCAGAAACTGATGCTCAGGTTCTTTTTAGACATCTGATGCAAGTTGTTAAGTATTGCCATGAGAATGGCGTTGTTCATAGAGATTTGAAACCGGAAAACATTCTCTTGGCTACAACTTCTTCATCCTCACCAATTAAGTTGGCAGACTTTGGTCTTGCAACCTACATCAAACCgggtgaattttttttaatctcatcTTCttacatttttatatttaggtATTTCTACTAGATTTACATATCTATATCATTTTTATCCACCTGGATGTTTTGTATCAACAGGGAAGAAATTGCATGGGACTGTTGGAAGTCCATTTTACATAGCTCCTGAGGTGCTTACAGGAGGTTATGACCAGTCTGCTGATGTATGGAGTGCTGGAGTTATTTTGTACATTCTTCTTAGTGGGATACCTCCTTTCTGGGGTAAGACTAAGTCAAGAATATTTGATGCTGTAAGGGCTGCAGATCTATGGTTCCCTCCGGATCCTTGGGGTCATATATCTGTGCCCGCCAAGGAATTGATTGCTGAAATGCTTTGCGTCGATCCTTCCAGGAGGCTCACAGCTGCACAGGTTTTAGGTACGTCACTGTGTcattgttaaattttatagtctGTACCCTGTATCTGTAATAATCACTTATGGTGTGTTTGGAACTTTGGATGAGGAAAATAAACTTggaattttgataaaaatcagaatttatGAAATGACATGTGCTAATTTCCTTGTTTGGGTTCATAAACATAGACATTAATAAATTCTATGTGGAAATAAACTTGGAATTTGTGGCTCATGAATTCCAACTTGAAATTCTACCTGAGAATGTGTCATTTCCAAAATCCCACAATAATGAAAGGTTTTAAAGATAAACTTTAGATTCTGTATTGAAATTCCATTACGATGCCTAATAGGTTTCCGAAACAAGAAAGTTTATGAATCTAGAACTTTGAatctcatattttaaatttcatcttTTAAACATTCCTTAATACTCTTAAACTCCACACATCCAAACACACCGTAAAAGACTCCAtatcatttctctgtattcaGAAGCTAAACTTGTGGTTTAGGATatgattaaataaaatttgccTTATAATTTGCAGTTGAATTTTTGGACAGTAGCGACACAATTATGTGCTTTGGACTCTAGTGCTTATCattgatattattattaatcaacTTTCCTGCAAGTTATTAAATTTACAAATTCGTCAATCTTGAGTTGGCAGTGCATTTAAgcagtttatttttcagtttgatTAATCCAACACAAGAATTTAATCCTCTAGAAACTGTCCATGAAAAGTCATCATCCACGTCTTCACATTGCTCGAATATTGATTCTAGACCTGTATTCCAAGTTCTGTTCTTAATAGTGTTTGGTAATGCAGCTCATCCATGGTTGCAAAGTTGTGCATGTGCGAGTAAAGAGACGTACAAGCAGGACAACCAAGTTTGCAGACAACTGGAAGTCGGTGGAGGTTCTTTCTCTACCCCATTTATTGATAGGAATCAGGACTTTAGCTTCAGTGATGGGTCACCCACAGCTGGTGATGTGGAACTGTGGCAATCACCTGCATTCACATGCAAATCATCTTTCTCTACTTTCCTAGTAGGCAATAGTAGTCTTTGCCCTGCATCTGGAGGCTTTTCTTTCAGCAGCTGCTATGAACCAAGTGCAGCTGAGTTTTCTTCACCAGTTCCATCAA
This genomic interval carries:
- the LOC18777723 gene encoding calcium-dependent protein kinase 26 is translated as MDTANNNDTSQPSNQFCNSYRVASLFDTILEASQVADLKDRYILGEQLGWGQFGIIRACSDKFTGEVLACKSIAKDKLVTHDDARSIKLEIEILSRLSGHPNVVNLKAVYEEENYVHLLMELCAGGELFHRLEKQGRFSETDAQVLFRHLMQVVKYCHENGVVHRDLKPENILLATTSSSSPIKLADFGLATYIKPGKKLHGTVGSPFYIAPEVLTGGYDQSADVWSAGVILYILLSGIPPFWGKTKSRIFDAVRAADLWFPPDPWGHISVPAKELIAEMLCVDPSRRLTAAQVLAHPWLQSCACASKETYKQDNQVCRQLEVGGGSFSTPFIDRNQDFSFSDGSPTAGDVELWQSPAFTCKSSFSTFLVGNSSLCPASGGFSFSSCYEPSAAEFSSPVPSMPSFTFFSPSSSVAKGDISLGFTTNMSMLDASYGESSAEKLLVLSDCSPVKHDGEEIERKEFRRGGTNGSSRVSGIHSKRNHTIGHGELDQLNLVMTESVIRWASCTQIPTVPSLRLSLVC